The region AAAAAAAGGCAGAACCAAAAAGGAATTAGACCAAGTGATTGAATGGTTAACTTCTTTTGATTCAAAAAAGATAGGCGAACTCATCAAAGAAAATGTAACCTTTGAAAGTTTCTTCGCCAAAGCAAAATTAAATAAAAATGCAGAACAAATCAAAGGAATGATTTGTGGTTACCGCATCGAAGATATCGAGAATCCCCTAACAAGAAAAGTGCGATATCTAGACAAACTTGTGGATGAATTGGCTAAGGGAAAAACGATGGAAAAAATTTTACGAAATGGATCCAAGTAAGGTTTTGAATTTACTGGCAAATTGATACACATCCCCAGGCCATCTAGCAGATAGATAATTCCCGTCTAAAACAGTAAAACCAACATTTGGATTTTCGAGACTATCTCTGACTGATAAACTCCCTCCCGTTTTAAACTGCTCTTTTGATTTTAAAAAACTTGTGACTTCTGCCTGGACTGTGAGCGGATAGGTTTTGTAATAATTTCCTAACCAAAGTCTTGTTGTATAATAAGCGAGGAGTTCCTGTTTTTGCAAAAGGGCAGTTGTGTTTTTTTCATATAACACAGATTTGTTTGTTTTTGGATTGATACTTCTTGCTGCAAGTAAAACTCCGTGACAGATTGCCGCAACAGGTTTTTCTGAATGAAAAAAATCCACGATAACATTTTGTAAAACTTCGGATTCTAGGTATTCTTTCATACCTTGTGCATGTCCGCCTGGCAAAAGAATGGCTTGGAAATCCTTTTCTTTAATTTCAGAGTAAGGAATGGGGTTTTTAAATTCATTCGAATTTTCCATTTCTAAGTAAGCGTCTCTGGCATCTTTGCGTGCGATAAATCCAGATTTCAAAATTCCCAGTCCCTTTCCATTTAACATCCGTTCGTCAGCTTTTGCTTTTTTCCCATCGGGTGTGGCAAACTGGAATCTGAAATTTGATTCTGATAATATTTTCCAAGGAATAGAGGCTTCACTCGGATCAAAATCAGAACTAGGGACTGGTATTAGAATCATATCGTTTCCTTAAGTGAGAATTCCAATCTCAAGTGAAAACTTGATTTTGGCGATTATAAAAAAGTTAGATTCCACTGGTGTCCTCCTACATCCACTGTTCCCATGGAAGTGAGCTCACCGGTAGTTTGGTTGATACTAAATTGGAGCATAAAATTAGTATTATTGTCGGCAACATAGGCAAATCGCCCTGTAGGATCAATAATCATATATCGCAAACTACTTCCGGTGAATCCCGAGATACTAGTTAAAAAGGAAATTTTTCCAGTTATAGGATCAATCCCGTAACAAGAAATAGTTTCATTATTTAAATTCATTACATAATAAAAGCGACCATTAGGATGAATGGCAGCTCCATTGGACAACATCGTTTGTGGAACAGAGTCTACGATAGTCATGTTACCAGTATTATCATCGAAACTTAAAACTGTTACAGCGGGGAAAGAACCTACATATAAAAAAGATCCATTCGGATGAGTAGCAATATAACCGGTTCCGCCATTGGTAAAACTTGGGCTTGTTGCGACCAAGGAAAGACTTCCATCAATCGGATTCACTTGGTAGGCGACAATGGCATTATAACTACCGTTCATCAATAAGATAAATTTTCCTGATCGCGAAATTTGGATTTGGGCTTGGCCGATAATCGAAGTATAAGAATTTATAAAACTCAGATTACCGTTCAAGTTAATCGAATAGGCTTCTATGTTTTGTGTTCCTTCTGCGATTAAATACAAATACTTTCCATCAGGTGTAATGACTAAATTTCTTGGGTTTGTCCCGGCTGTCACAAAAACAGGGGTATTGGATGTCAATGCGCCAGTCGTTTGGTTGATTAAAAATTGGGAGATAGTTCCACCATCAAAATCTCCTGTAAATAAAAACTTACCTGAAGGATCAAATCCGATTCCCGTTGGCCCATCCCCAGCCGTATAGAATGTGGAGTATGTCAATAAACCAGTGTTATTATTCATAGTCAAATGACCGACTCGATCACTCTTATCCAGACTAGCATAAACGTATCCCGAATAAACTGTAATTGCACTTGTAGCCCTGGCTCTTCCATCGCCTGATGTGGCAGTGATGAGTATCTTTCCATTTCCAACACTTTGTACAAGGCCTGTAGGCGATACAGTGGCAACGGATTCATTGCTACTGGTCCATTGGAAGGTCGTGTCTGTTTTGTTACCGTACAAATAGTACTGTGCTTCCAATTGTAAACTGTCCCCTTTATAAATCCCGGCCCAGGTATGGTTTAACTCCACAACGGAGTTAGAACTTGCAAGTAAGGCCCAGAGAGCCAATAAAGATTTGGAGGATGAAGGATCTTTATCGGGACAAAGTATACTTTGTACAATGGGATTGTAGAGACAAGCATGGAAGGAAAAAAGACAAACAAACAAAAATAGTATTTTCGGGAATCTTAAGATCTTAGCCTCTTTCGATTGGATTGCCAGTATTATCTTCATAGGAGCCAACAAACATAAGTAAAGCGGATACAAGAAAAGTCATTCGAAAATTAAAAAGTTAGAATCAATTGGATCAATTTTAAACGGAATTTCTGCGCCAGGGATAGAAGCGGAAATCCTTCCTGAAGGGAAGATTGGAGCGAATAGCCCGGTCGTGCCTATTACAAATGAGGTTTTCAGCTCCCATTCGAGGCGCCCAAAGTTCAAATAGAAAGGGCAAATCGATGGAATTACTTGAACTTTATTGTATTTTTTATAGTCTGAAAATTGAAGAACATTTAAATTCAATATTAAATTAGAAACACTATGGCAAATTCAAAAACAATCTCATCCAATGACTGGCTGTCGTTCACATCCTTTTTGGTATTAGTATTTGCTATGATCGCACCCATTGGTGAAGGACTTCTCATCGCATTTGCTGTTGTATTTTTAGCCGCGGGTATCTCAAGTGCAGTTCATAGCGCAGAAGTCATCGCGGAACGAGTGGGACCCGCACTCGGAACTTTGATTTTAGCAATTTCTGTGACTGTGATTGAAGTAGCACTCATTGTTAGTCTTATGAGTAATGACACCGCCGACTCACCACAAATTGCAAGGGATACGGTATTTGCAGCTTTAATGATTGTGACAAACGGAATCATTGGCATTTGCATTTTGTTAGGTGGTTTAAAACACAAAGAACTCGGATTTCAATTGGTAGGAACAACGGCTTTGCTAGGAGTTTTGGCCGTACTTTCAACACTCACTTTAGTTTTACCTCTATTCACGACTTCCACAAACAAAGGAACTTATAGTGCAGGACAACTGATCTTTGTATCCTTAGCTTCCCTTGTTTTGTATGGATCTCTTGTTTGGTCACAAACAAAATCTCATAAAAACTTTTTTGCCGCTTCGGAAAGTGAGGGAACACAACAAGAAATCACAAGTAATCGACCGAGCAAAAAAAGAGCCATTACTAGTTTTATCTCCCTCTTATTTTCTCTCGTAGCGGTAGTTGGTTTGTCTAAAATCTTGAGTCCGACCATCGAGAGCACCATCGCAGCATTAGGTGCACCAAAAGCAGTTGTAGGGATTGTCATTGCGATTTTAGTTTTGGCCCCAGAAACATTAGCAGCTATGAACGCAGCAAAAATCAATGAACTACAAACAAGTTTGAACTTAGCATTAGGATCGGGAGCTGCGAGTATTGCGCTAACCATTCCCGCAGTGAGTTTGTATTCTCTTATGTTTGATAAACCACTAACACTTGGTTTGGATACCAAAGGCATTGTGTTTTTGATGGTAACCTTTCTTGCCGGAAGTTTTACTTTTGGATCCGGAAGAACCACATCCCTTCATGGACTCATCCACTTAGTGATTATGGCTTCCTTTTTGGCAATTTCACTGATGCCGTAGAATCTGAAATTTAAGTTTAGAAGTTAGGTCTAAAATCTAACTTCTAAACATTGAATCATCTATACTTCTAAATCTAATTCCTTAACTTCCACAAACAAGACAACCCTCTTCCATGGAACAGGATTCTCCAACGAACTCAGAATCCACATCTTTTCTGGTAGCTGGTGTAAATTGATTCTGGGATTCTTTTTCCTGAAGGATTTCTTCCTTTGTTTTTTCTACAGTGAACTGAATGGCTTGTGTTGCAGCTTTGGTTCGCAAATAATACATCCCCGTTTTTAATCCTTGTTTCCATGCGTAAAAATGCATGGAGGTAAGTTTGGAAACGCTAGGACTTTCTACAAATAAATTCAAAGACTGTGACTGGCAGATAAACGCACCGCGGTCCCTTGCCATATCAATGAGAGATCTTTGTTTCATTTCCCAAACTGTTTTGTATATCTCTTTGATGGAATCAGGGATGGATGGAATGGATTGGATGCTCCCTCCAGCCGCAATGATTTGGTTTTTCATTTCAGAATTCCAAAGTCCGAGTTCAATCAAATCATGTAACAAGTGTTTATTGACAATAATAAATTCACCACTAAGAACCCGTCTTGTGTAAATATTGGAAGTATAAGGTTCAAAACATTCATTGTTTCCTAAAATTTGTGAAGTGGAAGCTGTTGGCATTGGCGCAACAAGGAGAGAATTCCGTGTTCCGTATTGAACCACTTCTTTTCTTAATGATTCAAAGTCCCATCGACCAGTTGGTTTGACATTCCAAAAATCAAATTGGAAAATTCCTTGAGAGAGGGGAGAACCTGGAAAACTAGGATACGTTCCTTCTTCTTTGGCTATGTCTTTACTTGCTGTCATGGCTGCAAAATAGATCGTTTCAAAAATCTCAATATTGAGTTTTTTTGCGTCCTCACTTTCATAAGCCATTCGAAGGAGGATAAAAACATCGGCAAGACCTTGGACACCAATTCCAATCGGACGGTGTTTTAAGTTTGAATTTTTTGCTTCTGGAACTGGGTAATAATTTCCATCAATGATACGGTTTAGATTTACAGTCATTTGATAAACAATTTCATATAATTTATCAAATAGAAACTTACCGTCGGCAACAAACTTTGGCAAGGCGACCGATGCCAAATTACAAACGGCAACTTCGTCTGGGCTTGTGAATTCTAAAATTTCGGTACAAAGATTACTACTTTTGATGGTTCCTAAATTTTTCTGATTACTTTTTGAATTGGCTGCATCTTTATACAATAGATAAGGAGTTCCAGTTTCTATTTGGGATTCGACGATGGCAAACCAGAGGTCTTGGGCTTTGACTTTGGTTCGTGCCCTCCCTTCCCTTTCATACTGTTCGTATAAAGTAACAAACTCTTCCCCGTAAACTTCAGAAAGCCCAGGAGCTTCGTTCGGACAAAACAAACTCCAATCACCACCCTCTTCCACTCGTTTCATAAAAAGATCAGAAATCCAGAGAGCAAAAAACAAATCACGAGCCCTCATCTCTTCTTTGCCATGATTTTTCTTTAATTCCAGAAATGGAAAAATATCTGCATGCCATGGTTCTAAATAAATGGCAAAGGCACCTTTTCGTTTTCCACCACCTTGGTCTACATACCGCGCTGTATCGTTAAACACACGTAACATGGGAATGATTCCATTACTCGTTCCATTGGTGCCACCAATATAAGAACCCGTGGCCCGAATGTTATGAATGGAAAGTCCGATCCCACCAGCACTCTGTGAAATTTTTGCTGTTTGTTTGAGGGTATCATAAATCCCATCAATACTATCGTCTTTCATGGTCAAAAGAAAACAGCTACTCATTTGTGGTTTGGGAGTCCCTGCATTAAAAAGAGTGGGAGTGGCATGCGTAAACCATCGTTCACTCATCAAGTTATAAGTTTTTATAACATCCTCAATGCGATCTTTATGGATTCCAAGAGCCACTCGCATGTACATATGTTGGGGGCGTTCTACGATTTTTCCGTCTAATTTTAACAAATAAGATTTTTCTAAAGTGCGGAATCCGAAATAATCAAATCCAAAGTCTCTGTCATAAATAATGGAACTATCTAAAAGTTCAGAATGTTGTTTTACAATCTCCCATACATCTTCTGCAATCAGAGACATAACTTTTTTTGTTTTTGGATCGATATAAGAATACAACCGTTCCATTGTTTCAGAAAAAGATTTAGTTGTGTTTTTGTGTAAGTTACTTACCGCAATACGGCTCGCAAGAAGAGCGTAGTCAGGGTGTTTTGTGGTAAGAGAAGCAGCAATTTCAGCTGCCAAATTGTCGAGTTCCGAAGTACTGACACCATCATAAATTCCTTCTATGACTTTTTTAGCAAC is a window of Leptospira kanakyensis DNA encoding:
- a CDS encoding beta-propeller fold lactonase family protein → MKIILAIQSKEAKILRFPKILFLFVCLFSFHACLYNPIVQSILCPDKDPSSSKSLLALWALLASSNSVVELNHTWAGIYKGDSLQLEAQYYLYGNKTDTTFQWTSSNESVATVSPTGLVQSVGNGKILITATSGDGRARATSAITVYSGYVYASLDKSDRVGHLTMNNNTGLLTYSTFYTAGDGPTGIGFDPSGKFLFTGDFDGGTISQFLINQTTGALTSNTPVFVTAGTNPRNLVITPDGKYLYLIAEGTQNIEAYSINLNGNLSFINSYTSIIGQAQIQISRSGKFILLMNGSYNAIVAYQVNPIDGSLSLVATSPSFTNGGTGYIATHPNGSFLYVGSFPAVTVLSFDDNTGNMTIVDSVPQTMLSNGAAIHPNGRFYYVMNLNNETISCYGIDPITGKISFLTSISGFTGSSLRYMIIDPTGRFAYVADNNTNFMLQFSINQTTGELTSMGTVDVGGHQWNLTFL
- a CDS encoding type 1 glutamine amidotransferase domain-containing protein, giving the protein MILIPVPSSDFDPSEASIPWKILSESNFRFQFATPDGKKAKADERMLNGKGLGILKSGFIARKDARDAYLEMENSNEFKNPIPYSEIKEKDFQAILLPGGHAQGMKEYLESEVLQNVIVDFFHSEKPVAAICHGVLLAARSINPKTNKSVLYEKNTTALLQKQELLAYYTTRLWLGNYYKTYPLTVQAEVTSFLKSKEQFKTGGSLSVRDSLENPNVGFTVLDGNYLSARWPGDVYQFASKFKTLLGSIS
- a CDS encoding ribonucleoside-diphosphate reductase subunit alpha yields the protein MFVLKRNGKQESVKFDKVTARIEKLSYGLSRLVSPIDVAKKVIEGIYDGVSTSELDNLAAEIAASLTTKHPDYALLASRIAVSNLHKNTTKSFSETMERLYSYIDPKTKKVMSLIAEDVWEIVKQHSELLDSSIIYDRDFGFDYFGFRTLEKSYLLKLDGKIVERPQHMYMRVALGIHKDRIEDVIKTYNLMSERWFTHATPTLFNAGTPKPQMSSCFLLTMKDDSIDGIYDTLKQTAKISQSAGGIGLSIHNIRATGSYIGGTNGTSNGIIPMLRVFNDTARYVDQGGGKRKGAFAIYLEPWHADIFPFLELKKNHGKEEMRARDLFFALWISDLFMKRVEEGGDWSLFCPNEAPGLSEVYGEEFVTLYEQYEREGRARTKVKAQDLWFAIVESQIETGTPYLLYKDAANSKSNQKNLGTIKSSNLCTEILEFTSPDEVAVCNLASVALPKFVADGKFLFDKLYEIVYQMTVNLNRIIDGNYYPVPEAKNSNLKHRPIGIGVQGLADVFILLRMAYESEDAKKLNIEIFETIYFAAMTASKDIAKEEGTYPSFPGSPLSQGIFQFDFWNVKPTGRWDFESLRKEVVQYGTRNSLLVAPMPTASTSQILGNNECFEPYTSNIYTRRVLSGEFIIVNKHLLHDLIELGLWNSEMKNQIIAAGGSIQSIPSIPDSIKEIYKTVWEMKQRSLIDMARDRGAFICQSQSLNLFVESPSVSKLTSMHFYAWKQGLKTGMYYLRTKAATQAIQFTVEKTKEEILQEKESQNQFTPATRKDVDSEFVGESCSMEEGCLVCGS
- a CDS encoding DUF2200 domain-containing protein — translated: MEPSAKHNERMAQMTFASVYPLYVTKIEKKGRTKKELDQVIEWLTSFDSKKIGELIKENVTFESFFAKAKLNKNAEQIKGMICGYRIEDIENPLTRKVRYLDKLVDELAKGKTMEKILRNGSK
- a CDS encoding calcium:proton antiporter, which codes for MANSKTISSNDWLSFTSFLVLVFAMIAPIGEGLLIAFAVVFLAAGISSAVHSAEVIAERVGPALGTLILAISVTVIEVALIVSLMSNDTADSPQIARDTVFAALMIVTNGIIGICILLGGLKHKELGFQLVGTTALLGVLAVLSTLTLVLPLFTTSTNKGTYSAGQLIFVSLASLVLYGSLVWSQTKSHKNFFAASESEGTQQEITSNRPSKKRAITSFISLLFSLVAVVGLSKILSPTIESTIAALGAPKAVVGIVIAILVLAPETLAAMNAAKINELQTSLNLALGSGAASIALTIPAVSLYSLMFDKPLTLGLDTKGIVFLMVTFLAGSFTFGSGRTTSLHGLIHLVIMASFLAISLMP